Genomic DNA from Telopea speciosissima isolate NSW1024214 ecotype Mountain lineage chromosome 2, Tspe_v1, whole genome shotgun sequence:
CTCTGCTTCTCTCGAATCCAACCACTCCAAGCATTGTTCTTCAtcaatggctgctttattaCCTCTCTCAGCCATATCTGAGGCTTCCTTGTTGTATAGTGAAACAGGACCAACACACCAAGCTTTCTTCCCCATAAGCTTCTGGTACTCGTCCACATAACAAGTTTCCAGTTCATAAAAACTGTTGATCACAACACCATCCGATGTTCGCTCAGCTTCTCTGATTTGTTCTCTGATTTCTTGGAAAAAGGGTTCAATATCGTCACGAACACTTCCCGATATTTGATCCTTTGTGAGTTCGATTCGATGAGGCATGCCTGGAACCACAAAGGGCTTCGAATCGTATTCGACACTTTCATGTGGCTTGTAACAGAGTAAGTTTTGGTTGCAAAACAGAGTGAAGCAAGACATACCATTGAAGTAAAACCTTGGAATCCCAAACTTAAGAGCCGTATGAGATGTCCAAGAGAGACCCATATCGGAGATTAAGCAGCTTGGGTGTGGCTCTATTTCTTGAAGTGCTTGTTCTAAGGCTGGTTGGAGCATGCTCGCAGCTTCCAAGAAGTTTTTGATCAGTTCTCGTGAGGGGACATGGTCGAGATTTTCACACCCATCTGGTAGTCCGAATTCTGTAGATGGGAAACGAAGTTGGAGAAGGCGGATTCGAAGGCCGGATTCGGCAGCTCGATCGATGATCGATTTGAATCGGAAAGCGTTGAGTGGAGTAGTGACAATGGTAATGGTGACGCCTTGTTGGGCTAGCAATCTCGCTATGTCTGTCATTGGAATCATGTGGCCTTGCGCCATTAGAGGAATCAGAATGAAGTGAAGGTCATGGTTATCACTGGAAGAAGCCATGGGCGTTGCAAATCTGGAAGAGAAAGTGGTTTCAGATCCCCTTATATCCTTATAAATATATAGTAGTATTTGTTCCTAAATCTACTGAACTGGTCTGTGGATGGCTACTGGCTACTGGCTACTGGCTATGGCGTGAGCATAATTTTATTGTAAATTAAAGAGTTGCCTTGCGTGAGCCATGTGCTGGGCTCGGTTGGCGCACAAAACGTGCCTTCAAATAGAATATTCATCGTCCCTAACAATCTTCTTATGCGAATCTTGAGAGTCTTGAGTTAAGGCCTCAAAAGTCAGAACTTGTCCTATGCATGGCTATATAAGTAATTATGtacaaaaaaatgaatttaatgTTTGTGTCATATTTTTGTTAGATAAAGAGGGCTTCTCGTAGTGTCCAAATTTCCCAAAAGGAAAGATACCTAACTTTAGACCTTAGTGCATAAGAAATTAATTTacggagaagaaagaaacagattGGAAAATTAAGCCTCACCCTTCATTTGTTACGTTCTATCGCTAGGCCATGGATGTAGCTCATCTTGGGTACCCACTGCACGAGGCTCTCAGCACTGTAGGATCTAGAGATTGAGGGTCATAATGCACGATTCTGTTCTGTTTTTACTTTCTGTTTtgtttaaaaccccagcccaaccctagtTCACCCTGATTGGGCTAGAGTGGATCGGGCTGGCCTTAGTTGACCCTATATTTTGCCATTTGTGTTCTTatatgcacaaaaaaaaaagggagacaATGAAACATCATCAACACCGATCATTCTTTAAAAAGAAGTGTTAACCTTGTTATAATGAATCAAGAAAACATGACCCATAAAGAGTGCTAGTGGCGCGGatggtttaaaaaattaaaGTGTGGGTGGTGTGTGTATGTATTTATAatttatgggaagcagttttctatacgggagtgtggcctacgccagcactcccatgtgtctatctctctcctccttaaaacaagggggcagatgtgtctttttacatggggaggagagagatagactcatgggagtggtGGCATAGGCACATTCccgaacagagaactttttcccataatttatttatgggaagcagttttctgtacaggagtgtggcctacgccagcatttccatgtgtctttctctctcctccttaaaacaagaaggtaaaaatgtcttttcacatggggaggagagagatagactcatgggagtgctggcgtaggccacactcccggacggAGAACTTTTTACCTTTATTTATATACATTATACATAGGGTCGGTCAGGCTGGGCCAAGCTGGCCCAGATTGACCCagtattttacaattttttccctatttgcactataaaaaaatgagaaaatgaaaCATCACCAACGCCAGtcattcttttaaaaaaaaagtgttgaCCTTGATATAATAAATCAAGAAAACATAGACGAGTGTGAATGGTGTACACTGTAgataaactttaaaaaaaataaagtatggGTGGTGtgtgtatatatttataatttatttatttgcatTATACATAGGGTTGGTTGGGCTAGGACGGGTTCAGCCCAACACCTCAGCCCAGACCCGACCCACCCCAGGCTATAGGCTAAAAATGTTAGCCCAAACCCTGTCCAGGCTCAGGGTGGGCTAGGGCGGGTTTGGGTGGACCAAgccaaattgacacccctaagggATTATCATCTTCTCTAATTCCTAAAGTGTGACAACGCGGCAGTACTAGGTGGAAATGTTGATACCTGGCTGCTGCATCCAACGAACTCATTGATATCAACAGTTGGATGCGACAGCTACCAAGTGTCGAGGTGATGCAGTGAAGCATTGACAGTACGACTCGCCAAACTCATAGGAGGCAGCTAGCTTTTTAGTTGTTCTATGTAATTAATGTTCTATTGTTTCGTTCCTCATGAAGCTTTACATTTCTTCCCACATATGGAATATTGGAATTGCAAAATTCTAGCTCATTTTATGGCaataaacaacaataacaacaacaaccttGATTAATTATCCTTAATTACATAGTGGAGCTATAAATATAAATCAacttaaataaaatttaaataattaatcaaCTCCTCTCCTTGTTTGTTTCTGAATGTTTCTCTGCAACCTGACACTTGATATCTTGAACAAAGAGTGAAATGTTGAGATGAGAAGAACCCCCCTCTTCAACTGCTTTCCTTGCTAACTCCCCAACCTCTCTCGCTTTCTTCCTTAtcacttctccttcctctccacCATCCATTAACAACCCTATAGCCTTCTCAACATCTTCTCTCTTTACATACACCCCAACCTTTTCACCTTGTCCGATATGAACAGAGATGTCCACACCAACCCTTATTCCAATCCCCAAAATCTGCACAATCACCTTCTCGTTATAGAATTGATCTCCAAACATTGGCCATGTTATCATAGGCACACCTGCACTCACCCCTTCCAGAGTCGAATTCCACCCACAATGTGTTATGAACACTCCCACCGCCCTGTGCGACAAGATCAGCACTTGTGGCGCCCAGCCTCGAATCAAGAGTCCTCTTCCATTGGTCTTCTCTTCAAATCTTTCTTCCGATAACCATCTCTCCAACTCTTCTAATGGTTGATTATTGTTGCCTTGTTTGACCACCCATATGAATGGGCGATTCGATCTCTCCAAAGCTAACCCAATCTCTATCAATTGTGAAGGAGCCAAAGGACATAGGCTTCCAAGACAAACGTAAATGACAGACTCTGCTTCTCTCGAATCCAACCATTCCAAGCATTGATGAGGAtcaatggctgctttattaCCTCTCTCAGCCTTATCTGAAGCTTCCTTGTTGTATAGTGAAACAGGGCCAACACACCAAACTTTCTTCCCCATAAGCTTCTGATACTCATCCACATAACAAGTTTCCAATTCGTAAAAACTGTTGATCAACACACCATCCGATGTTCGCTCAGACTCTCTCATTTGTATTCGATATTCTTGGAAAGAGGATTCATCGTCAATAACATTTGTCAGTAGCTGAGCCTTTGTTAGCTCGATTCAATGAGGCATGCTTGGAACCACAAATGGCTCTGAATCGGATTATGAGAGTTTCAAATTAATGGTTTGAGATCCCCTTTACTAATATATAAATACAAGAGTGGAGTACATAACTTTGAAAATTAGTGACGTAAGCGCTCACATCGCTTTGAGTAGAAAATTCTATTATGTATGTGACTATCTACGATGCACCTTTGAGAAATGGTGAT
This window encodes:
- the LOC122653092 gene encoding UDP-glycosyltransferase 73C12-like, with amino-acid sequence MASSSDNHDLHFILIPLMAQGHMIPMTDIARLLAQQGVTITIVTTPLNAFRFKSIIDRAAESGLRIRLLQLRFPSTEFGLPDGCENLDHVPSRELIKNFLEAASMLQPALEQALQEIEPHPSCLISDMGLSWTSHTALKFGIPRFYFNGMSCFTLFCNQNLLCYKPHESVEYDSKPFVVPGMPHRIELTKDQISGSVRDDIEPFFQEIREQIREAERTSDGVVINSFYELETCYVDEYQKLMGKKAWCVGPVSLYNKEASDMAERGNKAAIDEEQCLEWLDSREAESVVYVCLGSLCPLATSQLIEIGLALERSNHPFIWVIRQGNNNKPSKELERWLSEERFEEKTKGRGLLIRGWAPQVLILSHRAVGGFVTHCGWNSTLEGVSAGVPMMTWPMFADQFYNEKLIVQILGIGVRVGVDVSCQMGEGEKLGVYVKGEEVEKAIGILMDGGEEGEVVRKKAREVGEIANRAVEEWGSSHLNISLFIQDIKHQVVEKQSRRR